From Rubrivirga sp. SAORIC476, a single genomic window includes:
- a CDS encoding tetratricopeptide repeat protein, with protein MDRLATLQEFLRDDPDDPFTRFALAQEHAKRGEAEVARTYYEGLVRDRPDYVGTYFHLGALYRTLGRDADALATYRAGIAAATAAGDTHARAELQSALLEADGLGFDD; from the coding sequence ATGGACCGACTCGCCACCCTCCAGGAGTTCCTCCGCGACGACCCCGACGACCCGTTCACGCGGTTCGCCCTCGCGCAGGAGCACGCCAAGCGCGGCGAGGCAGAGGTGGCCCGGACGTACTACGAGGGCCTCGTCCGCGACCGCCCCGACTACGTGGGGACGTATTTCCACCTCGGCGCGTTGTACCGCACCCTCGGCCGCGACGCCGATGCCCTGGCGACCTACCGCGCCGGCATCGCCGCAGCCACCGCCGCGGGCGACACGCACGCCCGCGCCGAGCTTCAGAGCGCCCTCCTCGAGGCCGACGGCCTCGGCTTCGACGACTAG
- a CDS encoding YgcG family protein translates to MRLRSVFVAAVLFATAVGAAAQNGQPYESRFDIPARPSPARLVNDFTGTLSPAERDALERKLVAFDDSTGAQVAVVLVATTDGVAPVDYATEILREWGVGRAGIDDGVVLLVATADREVFITTGFGAEGALPDATAGTIIRQIIVPRFREGAFYAGIDEATDAITASLSGEFVAPSASGGGGEDAIGSVLCFLLLIFVVLVVLASRHQAPPSSGSGGGGRRRRRSGPGVIVIPGGGWGGGGGFGGGGFGGFGGGFGGGGGAGGSW, encoded by the coding sequence GTGCGCCTCCGTTCCGTCTTCGTCGCCGCCGTCCTGTTCGCCACCGCCGTCGGCGCGGCCGCGCAGAACGGCCAGCCTTACGAGTCGCGGTTCGACATCCCGGCGCGGCCCAGCCCGGCGCGTCTCGTCAACGACTTCACGGGCACGCTCTCCCCGGCGGAGCGCGACGCGCTGGAGCGCAAGCTGGTCGCCTTCGACGACTCGACGGGGGCCCAGGTGGCCGTCGTCCTCGTGGCGACCACGGATGGCGTCGCGCCGGTCGACTATGCCACCGAGATCCTTCGCGAGTGGGGCGTCGGCCGGGCAGGCATTGACGACGGCGTCGTGCTGCTCGTCGCCACGGCCGACCGGGAGGTGTTCATCACGACCGGCTTCGGCGCCGAGGGGGCGTTGCCGGACGCGACAGCGGGCACGATCATCCGGCAGATCATCGTGCCCCGGTTCCGCGAGGGCGCCTTCTACGCCGGCATCGACGAGGCGACAGACGCCATCACGGCATCTCTGTCCGGTGAGTTCGTGGCCCCGTCCGCCTCGGGGGGTGGGGGGGAAGATGCCATCGGCTCCGTGCTGTGCTTCCTGCTGCTGATCTTCGTCGTGCTGGTCGTGCTCGCGTCCCGTCACCAGGCGCCCCCGTCGTCGGGGTCCGGGGGAGGGGGCCGTCGTCGTCGTCGGAGCGGACCGGGCGTGATTGTGATCCCCGGCGGCGGCTGGGGCGGCGGCGGCGGCTTCGGGGGGGGCGGCTTCGGCGGCTTCGGGGGTGGTTTCGGCGGTGGCGGTGGCGCAGGGGGAAGCTGGTAG
- a CDS encoding LysM peptidoglycan-binding domain-containing protein: protein MIRRLVLLVALTPLVALAQSATTYVVQPGDTLYRISRAHDLTVDRLRALNGIDGTYISVGQTLRLTDRVPMPAQTAPPPGPVEGVGESIPTLPRPETPRPPVVTPVTPAPPPARGPAAGGVVHVVTAGETLFRIALRYDTSVEELRRLNGISGDTIEVGQRLVVGGGGTGPATAGAPVPLGPPRAWSITDTTVPADLVHFVEPGETLYSIAFGLGLSVDELARINSLSTAPLQPGTLLRLPAAVNPAIASRMEMGPADEDGLALVYPDVMRGRPTESGEPYDPLAFTLSHRTLPFGTVVLVTNPASGRSTFARVTDRGPVSRSYLVELSAAAATALSLDPNAARRVEIRSLP, encoded by the coding sequence ATGATCCGCCGCCTCGTCCTTCTCGTCGCGCTGACGCCCCTCGTGGCGCTCGCCCAGTCGGCCACGACCTACGTCGTGCAGCCCGGCGACACGCTCTACCGGATCTCCCGCGCCCACGACCTCACCGTCGACCGGCTGCGTGCGCTCAACGGCATCGACGGGACCTACATCTCGGTCGGGCAGACGCTCCGCCTCACCGACCGTGTGCCGATGCCTGCGCAGACGGCCCCGCCGCCCGGGCCCGTCGAGGGCGTCGGCGAGTCGATCCCGACGCTGCCCCGCCCCGAGACGCCTCGCCCGCCCGTCGTGACGCCCGTCACCCCGGCCCCGCCGCCCGCGCGCGGCCCAGCGGCCGGAGGCGTCGTCCACGTGGTGACGGCCGGGGAGACGCTCTTCCGTATCGCGCTCCGCTACGACACCTCGGTTGAGGAGCTGCGGCGTCTCAACGGCATCTCCGGCGACACCATCGAGGTCGGGCAGCGGCTCGTGGTCGGCGGCGGCGGCACCGGCCCGGCGACGGCGGGGGCCCCGGTCCCCCTCGGCCCCCCGCGCGCGTGGTCCATCACCGACACCACCGTCCCGGCCGATCTCGTCCACTTCGTCGAGCCCGGCGAGACGCTCTACTCGATCGCGTTCGGCCTCGGGCTGAGCGTCGACGAACTCGCTCGCATCAACTCCCTCTCGACCGCGCCCTTGCAGCCCGGGACGCTGCTGCGCCTGCCCGCCGCGGTCAACCCGGCCATCGCCTCGCGCATGGAGATGGGCCCGGCCGACGAGGACGGCCTCGCGCTCGTCTACCCCGACGTGATGCGTGGGCGCCCGACCGAGAGTGGCGAGCCCTACGACCCGCTCGCGTTCACCCTGAGCCATCGCACGTTGCCCTTCGGGACGGTCGTGCTGGTGACCAACCCGGCCTCCGGGCGGAGCACGTTCGCACGCGTCACCGACCGCGGCCCCGTGAGCCGGTCCTACCTCGTCGAACTGTCGGCCGCCGCCGCGACCGCGCTGTCGCTCGATCCGAATGCGGCCCGCCGCGTCGAGATCCGGAGCCTGCCCTGA
- a CDS encoding type II CAAX prenyl endopeptidase Rce1 family protein, which produces MESPADAVARLAAEMDALASPSAAAPAPSPRPTGYFDATKTATYGFLAALPLFVLYEVGVLLANPGSGGQIRVGADVWLKTLLAALGGVGWAAVGAVVLAIGGYVYWRERERRPPLVPRYFGLLLVESLVYAVVLAFLVGGTVGALFGGWLLPDLALAQLSQLGLGLQLALSIGAGLYEELVFRVILVGGLFWAIQRIGTPDRRRAYIIAAVVGAVVFSAVHHIGAFGDPFTLPVFTFRFLFGLALNAVFLLRGFALAAWTHALYDVLVVTGGL; this is translated from the coding sequence ATGGAGTCCCCCGCCGACGCCGTCGCCCGGCTCGCCGCCGAGATGGACGCCCTCGCGTCCCCGTCCGCCGCGGCCCCCGCGCCGTCGCCCCGCCCGACCGGCTACTTCGACGCCACGAAGACGGCCACGTACGGCTTCCTCGCCGCGCTCCCTCTCTTCGTGCTCTACGAGGTCGGCGTCTTGCTCGCCAACCCCGGCAGCGGCGGCCAGATCCGCGTCGGGGCGGACGTGTGGCTGAAGACGCTCCTGGCGGCCCTCGGCGGCGTCGGGTGGGCGGCCGTCGGTGCGGTCGTGCTCGCCATCGGAGGCTACGTGTACTGGCGCGAGCGCGAGCGGCGTCCGCCGCTCGTGCCCCGCTACTTCGGACTCCTCCTCGTTGAGTCCCTGGTGTACGCCGTCGTGCTGGCGTTCCTCGTCGGCGGGACCGTCGGCGCCTTGTTCGGCGGCTGGCTGCTCCCGGACCTCGCGCTGGCCCAGCTCTCGCAACTTGGCCTCGGGCTCCAGCTGGCCCTCAGCATTGGCGCGGGGCTGTACGAGGAACTCGTCTTCCGCGTGATCCTCGTCGGCGGTCTGTTCTGGGCGATCCAGCGCATCGGGACGCCGGACCGGCGGCGAGCCTACATCATCGCCGCGGTCGTCGGCGCGGTCGTGTTCAGCGCCGTGCATCACATCGGGGCGTTCGGCGACCCGTTCACGCTGCCCGTGTTCACGTTCCGGTTCCTGTTCGGGCTCGCGCTCAACGCCGTCTTCCTGCTGCGCGGCTTCGCCCTCGCGGCGTGGACGCACGCCCTCTATGACGTGCTCGTGGTCACCGGCGGCCTGTAG